In the genome of Amia ocellicauda isolate fAmiCal2 chromosome 3, fAmiCal2.hap1, whole genome shotgun sequence, one region contains:
- the LOC136747176 gene encoding olfactory receptor 1E16-like: protein MNSPNSTLAPNATFVRPQFFYISGLSNLPNAKYYYVFLCFVYVVTILGNSFILFIIYMERSLHTPKYVAVCNLAIVDVCGSTAIIPKIIDTFLFDSQFIRYEACLANMCFVLFFASLQSLILVVLAYDRFVAICFPLRYHTIITNTSMVVILAVMWAIAALVAITGTLLFTRLSFCRSIVINSYFCDYGPAINLACNDNSPTFIVATFGTTIFFVAPVAVIVLSYVCIIFALLKIATQEGRLKAMQTCTSHLILVAIFYLPICATHIATLSSIIHPNARIINTSLACVIPPMLNPIIYSLKTEEIMSTIKKLYKTINNKLYNLNLATF from the exons ATGAACTCCCCCAATTCAACACTTGCTCCGAACGCTACATTTGTTCGGCCTCAGTTCTTTTATATCAGTGGCTTATCTAACCTACCAAATGCAAAATATTACTATGTTTTCTTGTGCTTCGTATATGTGGTAACTATATTAGGTAATTCCTTCATCCTGTTCATTATATACATGGAGCGTAGCCTTCACACCCCTAAGTATGTTGCCGTTTGTAATTTAGCTATAGTTGATGTTTGTGGCAGCACAGCAATTATACCAAAGATAATTGACACTTTCCTCTTTGATTCTCAGTTCATCAGATATGAAGCTTGCTTGGCCAATATGTGTTTTGTACTTTTCTTTGCCTCCTTGCAATCGCTTATTCTTGTTGTACTAGCCTATGACAGGTTTGTTGCTATATGCTTTCCACTGAGATATCACACCATTATCACCAATACCTCGATGGTTGTGATTTTAGCAGTAATGTGGGCTATTGCAGCACTAGTGGCAATTACAGGCACACTTTTATTTACCAGATTGTCCTTTTGTAGATCTATAGTGATAAACAGCTATTTTTGTGATTATGGACCTGCAATTAATCTGGCTTGTAATGATAATTCTCCAACTTTCATAGTGGCAACATTTGGAACAACAATATTTTTTGTGGCGCCAGTCGCAGTGATTGTATTAtcttatgtatgtataatatttGCACTGTTAAAAATTGCAACACAGGAGGGACGTTTGAAAGCCATGCAAACCTGCACCTCCCACCTAATTTTGGTGGCAATTTTTTACCTTCCAATATGTGCCACTCATATTGCCACATTGAGCTCCATCATTCATCCAAATGCCAGGATAATTAATACATCCTTGGCTTGTGTCATTCCACCAATGCTGAACCCTATCATCTATTCTTTGAAAACAGAGGAAATCATGTCAACAATTAAAAAGctttacaaaacaattaacaat AAGCTGTACAACCTAAATCTAGCCACGTTTTAA
- the LOC136747175 gene encoding olfactory receptor 1E16-like, producing the protein MSSPNSTLPLNATFVRPQFFYISGLSNLPNAKYYYIFLCFVYVVTILGNSFILFIIYMERSLHTPKYVAVFNLAIVDVCSSTAIIPKLIDTFLFDSQFIRYEACLANMCFVLFFSSLQSLILVVLAYDRFVAICFPLRYHNIITNTSMVVILAVMWAITALLAITTTLLFTRLSFCISIVINSYFCDYGPAINLACNDNSPTFIMGIFGTTIFFVAPVAVIALSYVCIIFALLKIATLEGRLKAMQTCTSHLILVAIFYLPICATCIATLSFTIHPNARIINTSLACVIPPMLNPIIYSLKTEEIMSAIKKLYRKRNKLNLHGTDK; encoded by the coding sequence ATGAGCTCCCCAAATTCAACACTTCCTCTGAATGCTACGTTTGTTCGGCCTCAGTTCTTTTATATTAGTGGCTTATCTAATCTACCAAATGCAAAGTATTACTATATTTTCTTGTGTTTCGTTTATGTGGTAACTATATTAGGTAATTCCTTCATCCTGTTCATTATATACATGGAGCGTAGCCTTCACACCCCTAAGTATGTTGCCGTTTTTAATTTAGCTATAGTTGATGTTTGTAGCAGCACAGCAATTATACCAAAGTTAATTGACACTTTCCTCTTTGATTCTCAGTTCATCAGATATGAAGCTTGCTTGGCCAATATGTGTTTTGTacttttcttctcctccttgcAGTCACTGATTCTTGTTGTACTAGCCTATGACAGGTTTGTTGCTATATGCTTTCCACTGAGATATCACAACATTATCACCAATACTTCGATGGTTGTGATTTTAGCAGTAATGTGGGCTATCACAGCACTATTAGCAATTACAACCACACTTTTATTTACCAGATTGTCCTTTTGTATATCTATAGTGATAAACAGCTATTTTTGTGATTATGGACCTGCAATTAATCTGGCTTGTAATGATAATTCTCCAACTTTCATAATGGGAATATTTGGAACAACAATATTTTTTGTGGCCCCAGTTGCAGTGATTGCGTTAtcttatgtatgtataatatttGCTTTGTTAAAAATTGCAACACTGGAGGGACGTTTGAAAGCCATGCAAACCTGCACCTCTCACCTAATTTTGGTGGCAATTTTTTATCTTCCAATTTGTGCCACTTGTATTGCCACATTGAGCTTCACCATTCATCCAAATGCCAGGATAATTAATACATCCTTGGCTTGTGTCATTCCACCAATGCTGAACCCTATCatttattctttaaaaacagaGGAAATCATGTCAGCAATAAAAAAGCTTTACAGAAAAAGGAACAAGCTAAATTTGCATGGAACAGACAAATAA